The following DNA comes from Flavisolibacter ginsenosidimutans.
GTTATGAGGAGAATGAATTGATGAAGGCCGAAGCATTGATTTACACAAGCCAAATAAATCAAGGACTGCAAAGCATTGACGCCGTTCGTACGTATCAAGGTGCAGGTTTGGCACCGGTAGCAGGAACGGGCCTGACGCAGGCACAAGCCGTAGCGGAATTGCGAAGCGAAAGAAGAGTAGCGCTTCCTTTCCTTGGCCTTTCCTTTTATGATGCCCGCCGTTGGGGACGCATTTATCCAATTGCGCAAGGCGGCGGCAGAACGCCTGCGGTGGTTGTAAAAAATGACGGCAGTGTTGACAACAACGCGACCATCGAGTATGACTTTTTGGACTATTGGGATGTTCCCGACAATGAGTTAGCCTACAATCCTGCGGCTACCGGAAGCGCACCGACAAAAAACCCGAAATAACAATCGTTCTTTAAAACAAAAACCCCGAATCACTTCGGGGTTTTTTATTTGGCAAGCAATCGTCAGAGCTTTATTTCATCACCGTTGGCATCAAAAAATTTAAACTCGGTGAGGTGGTAACCTGTATCGGGAGTAACGGTAATCTTCGGACCGTATTTCTTTTTCCACTTGGCCGCTTTGTTGTTCCAAAACCAGCCCTTCGTCAGGTAAGCGTGAAGAATGGGATGTGTAACAATTGTGAGTGCTTTGTGGTTGTGCGTGGCGAGATAAGCGATGTTCTTTTCCATTTCGTCTTCCAGCAAAAGCGTGGACGAAATCTTCCCGGTTCCGTTGCAGGTTGGGCAAACTTCCTGGGTTTGAATGTTCATCTCCGGCTTCATGCGTTGCCTTGTAATTTGCATGAGGCCAAATTTGGAGATGGGCAATACGGCGTGTTTGGCCCGGTCGGTTTGCATAAAACCGTCCATCGCTTCCAGCAATTTCTTTTTGTGCTCCGGAAGCTTCATGTCAATAAAGTCAACGACGATGATGCCGCCAATGTCACGCAGGCGAAGCTGCCGGGCAATTTCTTCCGCCGCCTCCAGATTCGTTTCCAGAGCGTTTATTTCCTGGTTGTTGCCCACGCTTTTGTAGCCACTGTTCACATCAATCACGTGCAGGGCTTCCGTGTGTTCGATGATGATGTAGGCGCCGCTTTGCAGATTTACCGTTTTACCAAAAGACCCTTTGATTTGCTTCGTTACGCCAAAAGCGTCAAATACCGGCGAACCGTTTTGATGAAATTGAACAATCTCCGCTTTCTCCGGCGCTACTTTCTGAATGTAGTTTTTGGATTCGGTGTAGATGTTTTTGTCGTTGGTAACGATTTTGTTGAAGTCTTCGTTCAACAGATCACGCAAGATGGAAGCCGTTTTTGTCTGCTCACTTAAAATTTTCGTGGGCGGAACCGCACCGCGTAAATTATTTTGGATAGAAGCCCACATAGCCGCCAATTCCGAAAGGTCTTCGTGCAGTTCGGCGGTGTTTTTTCCTTCGGCGGCGGTGCGTACAATCACGCCAAAATTTTTCGGCTTGATGGATTCAACAATGCGTTGTAACCGCTTTCTTTCTTCCGACGAATGAATCTTGCGCGAAACTGCAACGATGTCGTTAAAAGGCGTTAGCACCACAAAGCGTCCGGGCAAAGAAATTTCGCAACTCAGTCGCGGACCTTTGGCGGCAATAGGCTCTTTTAAAATTTGTACGAGGATGTTGGGCTTGCCGTTCAGGACTTCGTTAATCTTCCCGGTCTTGACGATTTCCGGCTCTACGGAAAAAGTAGCGAAATCAAGCCCACCGGGTGTTTTGTCGTTGATGGCAAGCTGGGTGAATTTTAGCAGCGAACGGGCATAAGGACTTAAATCGGTATAATGTAGAAAGGCATCTTTCTCATAACCTACATCTACAAAAGCGGCGTTCAGGCCGGGGATGAGTTTTTTTACTTTTCCCAGATACAAATCACCAACGGCAAAACGGGCATCGTTCTTTTCGCTGTGAAGCTCCACTAATTTTTTATCCTCTAATAGGGCTATTTCCACACCGGTTGGCGTGGAATGAATAATCAATTCCTTGTTCACACTACAATGTCTTTAAATAAATACGGGCCTGTTCATTTTTTGCCGTTGCGAAATGGAGGATTGTGCAATTGAGGGAGCAAATTGATGGGAACTGCAACCGGTTGAATGAACGTAGCCACAAAAGGACGACCGGAAGCTACGGGGCGTGGCTTCCGGTCTGTCTAAAGAACCTTATTTACGCTTTTTGTGACGGTTCTTTCTCAATCTCTTCTTGCGTTTGTGCGTCGCAATTTTATGACGCTTTCTTTTTTTACCACACGGCATAGTTCAAAAATGTTTTAGTAATTATTTGTTTTTTAACTGGGTTATTCGCTTCTCTATTTCTTTCTTCATCTCCGGTACGGTCACCAACGGAAGTGCTTTCTGATAAGCCTCCGCTGCTTCCTTCTTTTTGTTCATTCGTTCGTAGGTATCGGCCAAAAGCAGTGTGGCTTGTAAACTGGACGGCTGCAAACGTAAAACATTCTGTAAACGCTCTACCGCTTTGTCCAATTGTCCCGACATCAGGCTTGCTTCGGCCAGCGTCAGTTGGGCATAAACGTTTTCCGGCTTGTGTTCCGCTACGTCGCGTATCATGCCAATGCCTTTCATCGGCATGTCCAGGCCGCCGTACAAAATAGTAGCGCCTAACCCTACTTTCGCTGAATCGTTTTCCGGGTTCAGCTTCAAAGAACGTTGAAACAAATCCTGGGCTTGTTCGGCTTCCCAATGTTTAAGCTGGTGGGCTTCTTCGTTGCTCAGGGCATCCAAAAATAAACGGGCAGCAAAGGAAAGGGATTTTTCCGAATTCTCCAACCGGGCTGCTTCGGCGGTGTAGAAGGCATAAGGATAGAAAGCCATCGGCGTAAAGGTGCGGCCACTGTCAGACCAATACCGGGCTAGTTGGTGCATTAGGTGCAGCTTTTGCTCAGCTACATCGCCGCGTACAACGCTGTTTTCGAGCGATGCCAACCGGGCCGCCTGTGCTTGCGGGAGATTTTTCTTGGCGTAATACAAAACGCTGTCGGTGCCAAAGCCGTCGTCGTGCGGCAAATGTTCAGCCATTGCCGGCTGCGGTTTCTTTGCCTTTCGTTCGCCAAAAATCGAAGCCTGTGTAGCGGCAAAAAGGCCAATCACCAAAAGAATAGCAACGCTAAGCGTAATCCACTGAGGTCTGTTCATACATCTCTGCTCCTGTTTCGAAGAATTAAAACAAGAGCGGCAAAGTTACTCGGCAACGGCGGTTTTTTTCACATCGGCCACAAACTCCTTTGCTGGTTTAAAGGCCGGGATGAAGTGTTCGGGGATGTGAACGGCCACATTTTTTTTGATGTTGCGGCCAATTTTAGCGGCTCGCCTTTTGGTGATGAACGAACCAAAGCCGCGGATGTAAATGTTTTCTCCCTTTGAAAGCGACTCTTTGATTTCACGGAAAGCGGTTTCCAGTGTCATCAAAACATCTACTTTGGGGATGCCGGTTTTTTCGGAAATCTGGTTAACTAAATCTGCTTTTCGCATAGTGGCTTTTTTATTGTTAACGAAACACCAATATAGCACAAAGGTGCGTGACTGTCAACAGAATAGAAAAAATCTCAGCCTAAATTAGTCCTTTCTCATTTATGAAAGAAGAAAGCGGGGAAAAAGAGGTTTTAAAGACCGGGAAAAGAGGAGCCGACTTTGCAAACGCCTTGTTGCATTGGAACCGTACCGAGAACCACCGGCAGATGCCGTGGAAGGGCGAAAAGGACCCGTATAAAATTTGGCTCAGCGAAATCATGCTGCAGCAAACACGGGTGGAACAAGGTCTGAAATATTATCAAAATTTTATCGAAGCCTTCCCGAACGTACATGTCTTGGCCGCAGCACCGGAAGCCAAGGTTTTTAAAGTGTGGGAAGGATTGGGTTATTACTCCCGCTGCCGCAATTTAATGACAACGGCCAGCCATGTTTCCAATGAATTGAACGGCATTTTTCCAAAAACTTACGAGGAACTTCTGTCTTTGAAAGGCGTGGGCAGCTATACCGCTGCGGCAATTGGTTCCTTTGCTTATAACCTGCCCTGTGCTGTATTGGACGGCAATGTTTTTCGCGTATTGTCGCGCATTTTCGGCATTGAGGCTCCAATTGACTCTACCCAAGGCAAAAAAACTTTTTCTGCGCTTGCACAAGCTATTTTGCCAAAAGGCCAGGCCGGCGAATACAACCAAGCCATCATGGATTTTGGGGCCATGATATGCAAGCCTTCGCCGCTTTGCGACGCCTGCTTTTTTCAGCAGAAATGCACCGCTTACGTTGAAGGCAAACAAAGCATTCTGCCCGTAAAAGAAAAAAAGACGGTTTTGAAAAAACGTTGGCTGAACTATTTTATCGTACAATGCGGCGATGAGGTTTTGGTACAACAGCGGCTGGAAAAGGACATCTGGCACGGCCTGCATCAGTTTGTTCTGATTGAAACCAAGAAGACCTGCAAAACAAAACAGTTGGAAGTTTTGTTTCAAAAACAATACGGGCTGGAAAACTACACGATCGTGGATGACTGGAAAACGCAGCAACATCTCTCGCACCAAAGCGTGTGCTTTCATTTTGTGCACGTAAAACTGAAACGAAAAAAGAAAGTCGAAAACTATACGTGGACGAAGTTTTCCGATGTAAAGGAGCTGGCTTTTCCGCGGGCCTTGCAACAAATCGTTGCTTCAAGATTGGGCGTTTGACGTTCAAGGTTTATGCCTGCGTATCATGGAAAACATCGAAACAGTGGTGATGCCACCACCTCAAACATTGGATCTCCAACTTCCAACTTTCGTGCTGGCCGGAAATTTGATGAATCTTTTTAAATTTACAGAGAGGCAGCATTAGACGAAATTTATTCTAACGATTAAACCGTAATTGTATGAGAGGCGTAAACCGAGTGATGCTCATTGGCAATTTGGGAAAAGACCCGGACATGCAGTACCTGGAAGGAAACATCGGCGTAGCTAAATTTCCACTGGCCACGACCGAGACCTTTAAAGACCGGTCAGGGAAACTGGTTTCGCAAACCGAATGGCACACCGTGGTTCTTTGGCGCGGACTGGCCGAACTGGCGCAAAAGTATCTGCACAAAGGCAGCCTGGTTTACATCGAGGGCCGCCTGCGCACCCGCAGTTGGGAAGACAAGGAAGGCATTCGCAAGTTTGCCACCGAGGTGGTGGGTGATAATTTGATCATGCTCGACAAGCGCACCGACCACACCGGCGCGGCTCCGCATCCAGCTCCCCATGCGGACAACGAAATAGAAAATTTTCCGGGCACCGATGCACCCGTGGGCGACCCGGGAGACTTGCCTTATTAAGCGTTCGCGGCTAACAAACAACTAGAAAATGTACAAGGCAGGCAGCCGTCCTGCCTTTCTTATTATTTTTGAACCAAAACCTTTGCTTTGGATTATTACGCGGCCTGCGGGCTTCTCCATATCCTTCTACAAAATCCTTTGGCCTCGCAAGGCACCGTTTTAATGGCGGTATTGCTCTTGGTTCTTTTGTTTTTAAGCTTTCTTGTTTCGGGAGCCGAAGTAGCGCTATTCTCGCTGCAGCCCCGCGACGTAAACATGCTGAAGACGAAACAGCACGATGCGGCCAAGCGCATCACATCTTTGCTTGAAAACCGAAAGGAGGTTTATACGACGTTGCTCATTGCCGGGGGCATCTTCAACATCTCCATCATTTTTCTTGCTTACCTGCTTTTAGCGCCACTTAAAATCATTACCCTCCACACGTTTATTGACATTGACCTGGAGATCCTTGTCAAAATCATCATCATTGCCTTTGTACTGGTTTTTGTTTGCAAGATTTTGCCCAAGCTCTGGGCCACACAAAACACCTTGCGCTTTGCTTATACATCGGCGGCACTGGTAGAGGGATTGCACCTGCTTTTGGGTAGCATCAGTGCCCGCATGGTAAGCATTGCCGACAGCATCTCCAAAACCAGCGGCGCCGATGAATCCGATGCCGTAAGCATGAGGGAATTGGACGATGCCATTGAAATCACAAACGTTGAAACAAGCGTTGAGGAAAAAAATATTTTAAAAGGCGTCGTAAAGTTTGGCAACATTACTGTGCGGCAAATCATGCGCTCAAGACTTGACGTGAATGGATTGGAATACGGCGCACCGTTTGCCGAAGTAGTAAAGAAGGTGGAAGAACTGCATTACTCGCGCCTGCCGGTTTACAAAAGCAGTCTCGATGAAATAGTGGGTGTTTTAAACACAAAAGACCTGTTGCCTTACCTGAATGAAACAGACTTTGACTGGCACGGCGTTATTCGCTCTACCTTGTTTGTTCCCGAAACAAAATTGATCAAAGATTTGCTGACGGTTTTTAAAACCAAACGCATTCACTTTGCCATTGTGGTAGATGAATTCGGTGGCACCAGCGGCATTGTCACGATGGAAGACATTCTGGAAGAAATCATCGGCGACATACGCGACGAATTTGATGAAGAAGAAAACACCGTCCGCAAGGTTGATGACCATACCTATATTGCCGATGCCAAGGTGATGTTGCCCGATTTGTGCCGCGCCATGCGCCTTCCCATTGACACCTTTGATGCCGTGAAGGGCGAGAGCGAATCGCTGGCAGGATTGGTATTGGAAATCGCTGGCGAACTGCTTCAGCCCGAACAAAAAGTAACCAGCGGCGATTTTGAATTTACCGTACTGGAGACCGAAAGAGCAAGAATTAAAACCGTGAAGATCTTTGTTAACCATGAAAGTGAACAATAGGCAATTCGTAATCGGCAATCAGCTACCGGCAATGAAAAGCATCACCGCCTGCTTATTGCTCATTGCCTGTTGTTTTTTCACTGCATGCAACAGTGACTTTGTGCAGAAGGAACGCGGTTATTTTAAAATTCCGATGCCGCAAAAAAAATATCAACTCTTTGACAAAGCCGGCTTTCCATACACGTTTGAATATCCGGCATATGCTACCATCATTCCCGACTCTACTTTCTTTGACGAAAAAGCCGAGAATCCTTACTGGATCAACATCTTCTTTCCGCAGTTCGACGGCGAGCTGCATTTAAGCTACAAAGACATTGGCCGCAACAAATTTGACACGTTGATAAAGGATGCTTTCACGATGGCATACAAGCAGCACACGTCCATTGCATCGGCCATCAAGCCCGTAAAGTTTGTGATGCCCAACCATGTAAGCGGCATTTACTTTACACTGAAAGGAAACGCAGCCACGGCCAACCAGTTTTTCGCCACCGATTCGGTAAAACATTTTTTGCGCGGCGCACTCTATTTTAACGCTCCGCCTAACGAAGATTCGCTTCGACCCGTCAACAATTTTTTGCGCGAAGACATGCAGCACCTGATTGGCACCTTGCGGTGGAGATAATTTCGCGTGAGATGTGAAAAGTGAAACGTGAGACCGTCGTTCACGACGGTTTAAATGATTTTACAATCTCACGTTTCACACCTTGCGTCGGTATCTTTGCCCCATGATCCAAATTGAAAATGTGTTGGTGAGTGACGATGTGGTGGAAGCGAAATTTGTTTGCGACCTGCACAAATGCAAGGGCGGCTGTTGCGAAGACGGAGATGCCGGCGCGCCGCTTGAAAAAGAAGAAAAGAGGCTCCTTGATGAAATATTTGAAGCCGTTAAACCTTACCTCACACCCGAAGGCCTTGCCGCCATTGAACGGCAGGGCAAATATCTTTACGATCATGAGTTTGGCTGGGTAACGCCCACGGTGAACGGCGGCGTTTGCGCTTATGGCTATCGCGATGAAAAAGGCATCATCAAATGCGGTATTGAACAGGCTTATTACGATGGAAAAGTGAAATGGAAGAAACCAATCTCCTGTCATCTTTTTCCCATAAGAATTGTAGAAGCAAAACACGCCACGTACGTAAATTACGAACCCCGGGAAGACATGTGCAACCCGGCTTGTGCATTGGGCAAGAAATTAAAAATGCCGGTTTATCAGTTTTTAAAAGAACCTATCATCCGTAAGTTTGGCGAAGAGTTTTACGAGGCACTTGAACAAGTGGCGATTGAGTATTTTGAGGCGAAGCAGAAATAAAAGCCGCTGTTATCTGCTGTAATTTCGATACATCTAAAATGCGTGAATATGAATTACGGTCCTATAAACATTGACCCGGAAACCATGGGCGGCACGCCGGTATTTACGGGAACCAGAGTACCAATCCAAACACTTTTTGATTACCTGGAGGGTGGCGATGCTTTGGAAGAATTTCTTGACGATTATCCGAGTGTTTCCAGAGAAGCCGCTGTCAGCGTTTTGGAGATAGCGAAAAAAACGTTGACAACCGAAAAATCATTGAATGAGAATTTTGCTTGACGAAAATCTCCCACGGCAATTAAAATCAAGTTTCGACCCTCCTCACGAAGTAAAAACCGTCCGTGATTTGGGGTGGCTCGGCAAGAAGAACGGCGAGCTTTTAGGGCTGGCAGTTTTTAACGGATTTGATTATTTCATTACACTGGATAAAAATCTTCGTCATCAACAGAATCTTGGCCGGGTTGACCCAAAAATCAAAGGAGGGAACCTGCAAAAATTGAACGAAATCTCCTGACACTTCCGGAAACAAACTTTATGTCCGAACAATCATCTTCCTTCAAAGCCAAAAGCACGGTGAAAGCGGCCGATAAAGAACACCGCCGCAAAATCAACTTCAACATCGCCCGTTATAACGCGGTTGTGCCCGTGGGCAAGCAGCAGTTTACCGATGTTCACCTGGCAAGAGAGCAGGCAAAGAACGTCAAATGGAAAGCCATTGAAACATTGGATCAACAGCTTCAAACCTTTGAAGAGCAAATTTCAAAGCGGGGCGCAAAAGTGTTGTGGGCCGAAACAGCCGACGACGCATTGGCCGAGATACTAAAAATCTGCACCGAAAAGAATTGCTCCACCGTTGTGAAGAGCAAGAGCATGGTAACGGAAGAACTGCACCTGAACAAGTTTCTGGCAAAGCACAACATTGAAAGCGTGGAAACGGATCTCGGCGAATACATTCAGCAGTTGGATGACGAACCGCCTTACCACATCGTTACGCCAGCCATGCACAAAAGCAAGGAAGATGTGGCCAAACTTTTTACGGAGAAACTTGGAACAGCACCCAATCTTACACCAAGTCAGCTCACACTCGTTGCACGGGAAAAGCTTCGCGAAAAATACACGCAGGCCGAGATTGGCATTACCGGCGCCAACTTCATCATCGCTGATGAAGGCGCCATTGCCGTTACCGAAAATGAAGGCAACGGACGCTTGAGTGCATCTTATCCAAAAACACACATCGTCATTGTTGGCATTGAAAAAGTCATTCCGTCTTTAACCGATCTCGGATTGTTCTGGCCCTTACTGGCAACCTTTGGCACAGGGCAAAGAGTAACGGTTTACAACACCATCATTGCCGGCCCAAAACAAGTAACTGAAAACGACGGCCCCGAAGAGATGTACGTCATTTTGCTCGACAACGGCCGCACCAATATTCTGGCAAATCCCAAAACCCGCGAATCGCTTTATTGCATTCGTTGCGGCGCTTGTTTGAACGCTTGCCCGGTTTATAAAAACATCGGCGGCCATGCATACGGCACTACGTACAGCGGGCCGATTGGTTCGGTTATTACGCCACATTTAAAAGATTTGGGCGACTGGAAACATCTCAGTTATGCCTCTTCGCTTTGTGGCAATTGCACCGAAGTTTGCGCGGTAAAAATTAACCTGCACGAATTGTTGTTGGAGAACCGTCACGAAGCCGTTGAAGAAGGCGATGCAGCCTTTGCCGAAAAGATTACCTGGAAGGTTTGGAAACAGGCCATGCTCAGCCGCCGCATCATGAACACGGGCACGGGCAGCATGAAAAACAAGGTGGTGAACGGCTTGGCGAAAAGTTGGACGCAGCATCGCGCCAATCTTGACTTTCCGGCCAAATCGTTTAATCAATTGTGGCGCGAAAAAAGTAAAAAGTGAAAATTCAAAAGTAAAAAAGAGGCCTTCGTTGTAAAGGTTTTTTGCTTTTTACTTTTGAATTTTGACTTACTTTAAGTCGTGATCATTTACAGCCATACGTCAACGCCAAGGCTCCAGTACGTCGTTGATTTTTTATCCGAGTATTACAACACGCCCATTCGGCTACTCTTTGACGAAGAAAAATATTTAGCTCATCCCGATCTGCACCGGATCAATTACAGTTATCACCGCTTAAACGATGGGGAAATCTGGATTCATCCCCATGCACTGCTGTTTGAGTCGGCCATTCGTTTGGTAAAGATTGAATGTTTTGAACACCGCGGCTACAAGATTTTCTTTCATGCCGAAGGCGACACGGGCTTTGATTTGTTTGCGGGAATTTTTTACCTGCTCACACGATACGAAGAATACCTGCCACATCAAAAAGACGAATACGGCCGGTACGCACACCAAAACGCATTGGCCTTTCGCGAAGACTTCCTGCACCTGCCTTTGATCAACATCTGGCTCGAAGATTTCCGGTTTTTGCTCGTCGAAAAATTTTCCGATCTCCAACTCCTAACTTCCAACTTCCGTCTTCAACTCACCTACGACATTGACATTGCCTGGAGTTTTCAAAACAAAGGCTTTAAGCGAAACGCAGGCGCTGTCACAAAGCTGTTTTTCACCGGCCAATGGCGCAGCATGGCGCAGCGCATTCGCGTCATTCGCGGCAAGGCGCAAGACCCTTTTGATGCCTACGATTGGATGGATGAACTTCATCACCAGAACCACTTGCAACCGCTTTATTTTTTTCTGGTGGCCGAACAAAAAGGTAAGCTCGACAAGAACATTGACGTTGCCAATCCGGCGTTTCTGGCCTTGATAAAAGATACGGCCACCAAATACAAAATTGGCTTGCATCCATCCTGGGCCAGCGGCGATCATCCGGCTCTTTTGAAGAGAGAAAAAACCCGCTTGGAAAAAATCATTGACGGCCGCATCAATGCCTCGCGGCAGCATTACATTCGTTTCCATTTGCCCACAACTTTCCATCAACTTCTTTCCGCAGAAATCACGGACGATTATTCGATGGGCTATGGCAGCATCAACGGGTTTCGGGCCTCGGTGGCCGCGTCTTTTTACTGGTACGATTTAAAGGCCGAGATCAAATCACCACTTCACGTCCACCCGTTTTGTTTTATGGATGCCAATGCTTTTTTTGAAGAAAAAAAATCAGCGGATGATGCCTTGCGGGAATTGATGCAGTACGTTGAAATCATTCGTTCCGTTGGCGGCCAAATGATCACCGTTTGGCATAACAATTTTTTGGGTAGCGATTCGCTTTACGAAGGGTGGCGGGAAGCCTACGAGCGTTTTGTGCAAACGGCGTCGTCGTTTACGCGGGTTCAATAATCAATCACGCTGCCTGCTTTTGCGGCCGCCTGTGCTGAATCGGGCAGCAGCGCCGCAATGCCGTATGCAATCACCGCGGCAATCAGTCCCACCATAAACACCGTGTAGGCAATGCGCAGGTAGCGGTATTTTTTCGCCAGCACTACGCCCAAATAATACACGTCCATGATCATGGTGTCGTATAAATATTCGCGGTCGCGAATCATTTGGTTCATGCCCCATTGGTAATCGCTCAATTGCATTTTGTGAAAATTACCAAAGAAAAGCAGGTTGGTTTTTTTGTTGCGGATGTCTTCTTCGGTAAACATGCCGCGGTTAACGCTTGGCCTTGTGGCCAGGATGGAACACGTTACCGATACAAGACAAGTGAGCATGAGAATGCCGGTGGGAATGATGTAGGAGCTGAATTCCGGGTACTGAATGCGCGGCACCAGGTACCCAACGCTTACGGCCAGAATACCGGAGTTCACCGTTATCATGATGTGGGCCTTGCTGTCGGCCATGCTGCTTAACTGCATGTGGTTGTGCGAGACGGTGCGAAACATGGTTTGTACGCCGCGTTCCGTTTCCTTGTCGGCCTTCTGGCTCTTGCCGCTTCCGGTTATGTACGGAAAGGCCTGCACTTTTT
Coding sequences within:
- a CDS encoding Rne/Rng family ribonuclease, translating into MNKELIIHSTPTGVEIALLEDKKLVELHSEKNDARFAVGDLYLGKVKKLIPGLNAAFVDVGYEKDAFLHYTDLSPYARSLLKFTQLAINDKTPGGLDFATFSVEPEIVKTGKINEVLNGKPNILVQILKEPIAAKGPRLSCEISLPGRFVVLTPFNDIVAVSRKIHSSEERKRLQRIVESIKPKNFGVIVRTAAEGKNTAELHEDLSELAAMWASIQNNLRGAVPPTKILSEQTKTASILRDLLNEDFNKIVTNDKNIYTESKNYIQKVAPEKAEIVQFHQNGSPVFDAFGVTKQIKGSFGKTVNLQSGAYIIIEHTEALHVIDVNSGYKSVGNNQEINALETNLEAAEEIARQLRLRDIGGIIVVDFIDMKLPEHKKKLLEAMDGFMQTDRAKHAVLPISKFGLMQITRQRMKPEMNIQTQEVCPTCNGTGKISSTLLLEDEMEKNIAYLATHNHKALTIVTHPILHAYLTKGWFWNNKAAKWKKKYGPKITVTPDTGYHLTEFKFFDANGDEIKL
- a CDS encoding tetratricopeptide repeat protein; the encoded protein is MNRPQWITLSVAILLVIGLFAATQASIFGERKAKKPQPAMAEHLPHDDGFGTDSVLYYAKKNLPQAQAARLASLENSVVRGDVAEQKLHLMHQLARYWSDSGRTFTPMAFYPYAFYTAEAARLENSEKSLSFAARLFLDALSNEEAHQLKHWEAEQAQDLFQRSLKLNPENDSAKVGLGATILYGGLDMPMKGIGMIRDVAEHKPENVYAQLTLAEASLMSGQLDKAVERLQNVLRLQPSSLQATLLLADTYERMNKKKEAAEAYQKALPLVTVPEMKKEIEKRITQLKNK
- a CDS encoding HU family DNA-binding protein, producing the protein MRKADLVNQISEKTGIPKVDVLMTLETAFREIKESLSKGENIYIRGFGSFITKRRAAKIGRNIKKNVAVHIPEHFIPAFKPAKEFVADVKKTAVAE
- the mutY gene encoding A/G-specific adenine glycosylase, with amino-acid sequence MKEESGEKEVLKTGKRGADFANALLHWNRTENHRQMPWKGEKDPYKIWLSEIMLQQTRVEQGLKYYQNFIEAFPNVHVLAAAPEAKVFKVWEGLGYYSRCRNLMTTASHVSNELNGIFPKTYEELLSLKGVGSYTAAAIGSFAYNLPCAVLDGNVFRVLSRIFGIEAPIDSTQGKKTFSALAQAILPKGQAGEYNQAIMDFGAMICKPSPLCDACFFQQKCTAYVEGKQSILPVKEKKTVLKKRWLNYFIVQCGDEVLVQQRLEKDIWHGLHQFVLIETKKTCKTKQLEVLFQKQYGLENYTIVDDWKTQQHLSHQSVCFHFVHVKLKRKKKVENYTWTKFSDVKELAFPRALQQIVASRLGV
- a CDS encoding single-stranded DNA-binding protein, translating into MRGVNRVMLIGNLGKDPDMQYLEGNIGVAKFPLATTETFKDRSGKLVSQTEWHTVVLWRGLAELAQKYLHKGSLVYIEGRLRTRSWEDKEGIRKFATEVVGDNLIMLDKRTDHTGAAPHPAPHADNEIENFPGTDAPVGDPGDLPY
- the gldE gene encoding gliding motility-associated protein GldE, which encodes MDYYAACGLLHILLQNPLASQGTVLMAVLLLVLLFLSFLVSGAEVALFSLQPRDVNMLKTKQHDAAKRITSLLENRKEVYTTLLIAGGIFNISIIFLAYLLLAPLKIITLHTFIDIDLEILVKIIIIAFVLVFVCKILPKLWATQNTLRFAYTSAALVEGLHLLLGSISARMVSIADSISKTSGADESDAVSMRELDDAIEITNVETSVEEKNILKGVVKFGNITVRQIMRSRLDVNGLEYGAPFAEVVKKVEELHYSRLPVYKSSLDEIVGVLNTKDLLPYLNETDFDWHGVIRSTLFVPETKLIKDLLTVFKTKRIHFAIVVDEFGGTSGIVTMEDILEEIIGDIRDEFDEEENTVRKVDDHTYIADAKVMLPDLCRAMRLPIDTFDAVKGESESLAGLVLEIAGELLQPEQKVTSGDFEFTVLETERARIKTVKIFVNHESEQ
- the gldD gene encoding gliding motility lipoprotein GldD translates to MKSITACLLLIACCFFTACNSDFVQKERGYFKIPMPQKKYQLFDKAGFPYTFEYPAYATIIPDSTFFDEKAENPYWINIFFPQFDGELHLSYKDIGRNKFDTLIKDAFTMAYKQHTSIASAIKPVKFVMPNHVSGIYFTLKGNAATANQFFATDSVKHFLRGALYFNAPPNEDSLRPVNNFLREDMQHLIGTLRWR
- a CDS encoding DUF3109 family protein — its product is MIQIENVLVSDDVVEAKFVCDLHKCKGGCCEDGDAGAPLEKEEKRLLDEIFEAVKPYLTPEGLAAIERQGKYLYDHEFGWVTPTVNGGVCAYGYRDEKGIIKCGIEQAYYDGKVKWKKPISCHLFPIRIVEAKHATYVNYEPREDMCNPACALGKKLKMPVYQFLKEPIIRKFGEEFYEALEQVAIEYFEAKQK
- a CDS encoding DUF433 domain-containing protein, producing the protein MNYGPINIDPETMGGTPVFTGTRVPIQTLFDYLEGGDALEEFLDDYPSVSREAAVSVLEIAKKTLTTEKSLNENFA
- a CDS encoding DUF5615 family PIN-like protein — its product is MRILLDENLPRQLKSSFDPPHEVKTVRDLGWLGKKNGELLGLAVFNGFDYFITLDKNLRHQQNLGRVDPKIKGGNLQKLNEIS
- a CDS encoding LutB/LldF family L-lactate oxidation iron-sulfur protein, encoding MSEQSSSFKAKSTVKAADKEHRRKINFNIARYNAVVPVGKQQFTDVHLAREQAKNVKWKAIETLDQQLQTFEEQISKRGAKVLWAETADDALAEILKICTEKNCSTVVKSKSMVTEELHLNKFLAKHNIESVETDLGEYIQQLDDEPPYHIVTPAMHKSKEDVAKLFTEKLGTAPNLTPSQLTLVAREKLREKYTQAEIGITGANFIIADEGAIAVTENEGNGRLSASYPKTHIVIVGIEKVIPSLTDLGLFWPLLATFGTGQRVTVYNTIIAGPKQVTENDGPEEMYVILLDNGRTNILANPKTRESLYCIRCGACLNACPVYKNIGGHAYGTTYSGPIGSVITPHLKDLGDWKHLSYASSLCGNCTEVCAVKINLHELLLENRHEAVEEGDAAFAEKITWKVWKQAMLSRRIMNTGTGSMKNKVVNGLAKSWTQHRANLDFPAKSFNQLWREKSKK